Proteins encoded in a region of the Pseudomonas syringae KCTC 12500 genome:
- the mmsB gene encoding 3-hydroxyisobutyrate dehydrogenase — MNIAFIGLGNMGAPMARNLIRAGHALQVFDLNKSVLAEFAELGAQVRDSPAQAAQGTELVITMLPAAAHVRSVYLNDDGVLKGIASGVPAVDCSTIDPQTIRDIAAVAARQGVVLGDAPVSGGTGGAQAGTLTFMVGGTAGHFAVLKPVLEQMGRNIVHCGDVGTGQIAKICNNMLLAISMIGVAESMALGNALGIDTEVLAGIINTSTGRCWSSEAYNPWPGIVETAPASRGYSGGFGAELMLKDLGLATEAARAAHQPVVLGAVAQQLYQAMSLRGDGGKDFSAIIEGYRPKA, encoded by the coding sequence ATGAACATCGCATTTATCGGTCTGGGCAATATGGGCGCGCCCATGGCCCGCAACCTGATCAGAGCCGGTCACGCCTTGCAGGTGTTCGACCTGAACAAGAGCGTACTGGCTGAATTCGCCGAGCTGGGCGCACAGGTCCGCGACTCGCCCGCACAGGCGGCCCAGGGCACTGAACTGGTCATCACCATGCTGCCCGCTGCGGCGCATGTGCGCAGCGTTTACCTGAACGACGACGGCGTGCTGAAAGGCATCGCGTCCGGTGTCCCGGCAGTTGATTGCAGCACCATCGACCCGCAGACCATCCGCGACATTGCCGCTGTTGCTGCGCGGCAAGGTGTGGTGTTGGGCGATGCGCCGGTGTCGGGCGGCACCGGTGGTGCGCAGGCCGGAACCCTGACCTTCATGGTCGGAGGTACTGCCGGGCATTTCGCTGTGCTCAAACCGGTGCTGGAACAGATGGGCCGCAACATCGTGCATTGTGGTGACGTGGGCACCGGCCAGATCGCCAAGATCTGCAATAACATGCTGCTGGCGATTTCCATGATCGGCGTGGCCGAGTCCATGGCGCTGGGCAATGCACTGGGTATCGACACCGAAGTGCTGGCCGGCATTATCAATACTTCGACCGGTCGTTGCTGGAGTTCGGAGGCCTACAACCCGTGGCCCGGCATCGTCGAAACCGCGCCCGCGTCACGCGGTTACAGCGGCGGCTTTGGCGCCGAGCTGATGCTCAAGGACTTGGGCCTGGCAACCGAGGCCGCGCGCGCTGCGCATCAACCGGTTGTCCTCGGCGCAGTGGCGCAACAGCTTTACCAGGCCATGAGCCTGCGTGGCGATGGCGGCAAGGATTTCTCGGCGATCATCGAGGGGTATCGCCCGAAAGCCTAG
- the ggt gene encoding gamma-glutamyltransferase — protein MKFEPLARSLIATALIVAYSPTFAASQAPVAAENGMVVTAQHLATHVGVDVLKAGGNAVDAAVAVGYALAVVYPAAGNLGGGGFMTIQLADGRKTFLDFREKAPLAATANMYLDKDGKVIPDLSAKGHLAVGVPGTVSGMEMALSKYGTRKREEVIAPAIKLAEDGFVLGQGDVDMLSSATDVFKADMADSGSIFLNKGEPMQVGQKLVQKDLAKTLKEVSEKGSDGFYKGWVAKALVDSSQAGKGIITQADLDHYKTRELAPIECDYRGYHVVSAPPPSSGGVVICQILNILEGYPMKELGFRSAQGMHYQIEAMRHAYADRNSYLGDPDFVKNPVEHLLDVKYAAKLRAAIEPQKAGDSSKIKPGVAPHEGSNTTHYSIVDKWGNAVSVTYTLNNWFGAGVMASKTGVILNDEMDDFTVKVGVPNMYGLVQGEANAIAPGKTPLSSMSPTIVTKDGKAVMVVGTPGGSRIITATLLTMLNVIDYGMNIQEAVDAPRFHQQWQPEETNIDTFAVSPDTLKILESWGQKFAGPQPLNHVAAILVGAPSLGGKPVGNNRFYGANDPRRNTGLSLGY, from the coding sequence ATGAAGTTCGAACCCCTCGCCAGATCGTTGATCGCGACGGCACTGATTGTCGCGTATTCCCCCACATTCGCCGCGTCACAAGCCCCGGTCGCTGCCGAAAACGGCATGGTCGTGACGGCTCAGCACCTGGCTACTCACGTGGGGGTCGATGTACTCAAGGCTGGCGGCAATGCGGTCGATGCGGCCGTAGCGGTTGGCTACGCACTGGCGGTGGTCTATCCCGCTGCGGGCAACCTCGGCGGTGGTGGGTTCATGACCATTCAACTGGCCGACGGGCGCAAGACCTTCCTCGACTTCCGTGAAAAGGCGCCGCTGGCCGCGACTGCCAACATGTATCTGGACAAGGACGGCAAGGTCATCCCTGACCTGAGTGCCAAGGGCCATCTGGCCGTCGGCGTGCCGGGCACTGTGTCCGGTATGGAAATGGCCCTGAGCAAGTACGGCACCCGCAAGCGTGAAGAGGTCATCGCCCCGGCGATCAAGCTTGCCGAGGACGGTTTTGTGCTGGGGCAGGGCGATGTCGACATGCTGTCGAGCGCCACGGATGTGTTCAAGGCGGACATGGCCGATTCCGGCTCGATCTTCCTCAACAAGGGCGAGCCGATGCAGGTCGGTCAGAAGCTGGTGCAGAAAGACCTGGCCAAGACCCTCAAGGAAGTGTCCGAGAAGGGCAGCGACGGTTTCTACAAGGGCTGGGTTGCCAAGGCGCTGGTCGACTCCAGTCAGGCTGGCAAGGGCATCATCACCCAGGCGGACCTCGACCATTACAAGACCCGCGAGCTGGCGCCGATCGAATGTGATTACCGTGGCTACCACGTGGTCTCGGCACCGCCTCCGAGCTCTGGCGGTGTGGTCATCTGCCAGATTCTGAACATCCTCGAAGGCTACCCGATGAAAGAGCTGGGCTTCCGCTCGGCGCAGGGCATGCATTATCAGATCGAGGCCATGCGTCACGCCTACGCGGACCGCAACAGCTACCTGGGCGACCCGGACTTCGTCAAGAATCCGGTCGAGCACCTGCTGGACGTCAAGTATGCCGCCAAGCTGCGCGCTGCCATCGAGCCGCAAAAGGCCGGTGACTCGAGCAAGATCAAACCCGGCGTCGCGCCCCATGAAGGCAGCAACACCACTCACTATTCGATTGTCGATAAATGGGGCAATGCGGTTTCGGTGACCTACACCTTGAACAACTGGTTCGGCGCGGGCGTCATGGCCAGCAAGACCGGCGTGATCCTCAACGACGAAATGGATGACTTCACCGTCAAGGTCGGCGTGCCCAACATGTACGGACTGGTGCAGGGCGAAGCCAACGCCATCGCGCCGGGCAAGACGCCGCTGTCGTCGATGAGCCCGACCATTGTCACCAAGGACGGCAAGGCAGTGATGGTCGTCGGCACGCCGGGCGGCAGCCGCATCATTACCGCCACGCTGCTGACCATGCTCAACGTCATTGACTACGGCATGAACATTCAGGAAGCGGTCGACGCGCCGCGTTTCCACCAGCAATGGCAGCCTGAAGAAACCAACATCGATACCTTCGCGGTCAGCCCTGACACGCTGAAGATTCTCGAGAGTTGGGGTCAAAAGTTCGCAGGTCCGCAGCCGCTCAATCATGTGGCGGCGATTCTGGTGGGCGCGCCTTCGCTGGGTGGCAAACCAGTCGGTAACAACCGCTTCTACG
- the recD gene encoding exodeoxyribonuclease V subunit alpha gives MSRSFDDLLPTALDDISLAELSPLTRVSDLLILLERWVERGWLRALDKAFVAFLSDLDPQADPLVLVAAALTSHQLGHGHVCLDLYETLKEPDFALSLPPEGDQQSAPMLLPSQLLAALDGAAWCQALADSMLVAEVGDSSAEARQKPLVLAERRLYLRRYWTYERRIAAALRQRLAQRETPPEGLPQQLDALFGPADPSPQAVIDWQKLACALATRKGFSIITGGPGTGKTTTVVRLLALLQAPAVQSGQPLRIRLAAPTGKAAARLTESISQQVQSLDVSDDVRQKIPSEVTTVHRLLGSRPGTRHFRHHAGNLLPLDVLVVDEASMIDLEMMANLLDALPVHARMVLLGDKDQLASVEAGAVLGDLCRDAEEGFYSPDTQAWLEAVSGEDLGKGGLRQGDAQQHPLAQQVVMLRHSRRFGQGSGIGQLARLVNQQQDQQARALLSAGSHDDLFALALKGEQDLKFERLVLDGLGRGEQDPQGYRHYLNVLAAERPADDSALDDACWTRWARSVLSAFDAFQLLCAVRKGPWGVEGLNQRITHALFSAKLIESEQQWYEGRPVLMTHNDYGLGLMNGDIGITLRLPERDGEGKQVLRVAFPRNDGSEGVRFVLPSRLNEVETVYAMTVHKSQGSEFAHTALILPEALNPVLTKELIYTGITRAKHWFSLIEPRQGIFEEALRRKVKRLSGLMLGL, from the coding sequence ATGAGCCGCTCGTTCGATGATCTGTTGCCTACCGCGCTGGACGATATCAGCCTCGCTGAGTTGAGCCCGCTGACGCGTGTCAGCGATCTGCTGATCCTGCTCGAACGTTGGGTCGAGCGCGGCTGGTTGCGTGCTCTGGACAAGGCGTTCGTCGCGTTCCTGAGTGATCTCGATCCGCAGGCCGATCCGTTGGTGCTGGTGGCTGCGGCGCTTACCAGCCATCAGCTCGGCCACGGTCACGTCTGCCTTGATCTGTACGAGACCCTCAAAGAACCGGACTTCGCCCTGTCACTGCCACCCGAAGGCGATCAGCAGAGCGCGCCGATGCTGCTGCCCTCACAACTGCTGGCAGCACTGGATGGCGCCGCCTGGTGCCAGGCGCTGGCAGACAGCATGCTGGTTGCCGAGGTGGGCGATTCAAGTGCCGAAGCGCGACAAAAACCACTGGTGCTGGCCGAGCGGCGTCTATACCTGCGTCGCTACTGGACTTACGAACGGCGTATCGCAGCAGCCTTGCGTCAGCGCCTGGCCCAGCGTGAAACGCCGCCGGAGGGTCTGCCGCAGCAGCTCGACGCGTTGTTCGGTCCGGCCGATCCCTCGCCACAAGCCGTCATCGACTGGCAGAAACTTGCCTGCGCGCTGGCGACCCGCAAGGGCTTCAGCATCATCACCGGCGGCCCCGGCACCGGCAAAACCACCACGGTGGTACGCCTGCTGGCCTTGTTGCAGGCCCCGGCGGTACAGAGTGGCCAACCGCTGCGCATCCGGCTCGCGGCGCCCACCGGCAAGGCGGCGGCACGTCTGACCGAGTCCATCAGTCAACAGGTGCAGAGCCTGGATGTCAGTGACGACGTACGACAGAAAATCCCCAGCGAGGTGACCACCGTCCACCGTCTGCTGGGCAGTCGGCCCGGTACCCGCCACTTCCGCCACCACGCGGGCAATTTGCTGCCGCTCGACGTGCTGGTGGTTGATGAAGCCTCCATGATCGACCTGGAAATGATGGCCAATCTGCTCGACGCACTGCCTGTGCATGCACGCATGGTTCTGCTGGGCGACAAGGACCAGCTGGCGTCCGTGGAGGCGGGGGCGGTACTCGGGGATTTGTGCCGCGACGCCGAAGAAGGTTTCTACAGCCCCGACACCCAGGCCTGGCTGGAAGCCGTCAGCGGCGAAGACCTCGGCAAGGGCGGTTTGCGCCAGGGCGATGCACAGCAGCATCCGTTGGCCCAGCAAGTGGTGATGCTGCGCCACTCGCGTCGCTTCGGCCAAGGCAGCGGCATCGGCCAGCTGGCCCGGCTGGTCAACCAACAACAGGACCAACAGGCCCGCGCGCTGCTCTCGGCGGGCAGTCATGACGACCTGTTCGCCCTGGCTCTCAAGGGCGAGCAGGACCTCAAGTTCGAACGCCTGGTGCTCGACGGTCTAGGCAGGGGCGAGCAAGATCCGCAGGGTTACCGGCATTACCTGAACGTACTCGCCGCCGAACGTCCCGCCGACGATTCGGCACTGGACGACGCGTGCTGGACGCGTTGGGCGCGCTCGGTACTCAGCGCCTTCGACGCCTTTCAACTGCTGTGTGCCGTACGCAAAGGCCCGTGGGGCGTCGAGGGTTTGAACCAGCGCATCACTCACGCGCTGTTCAGCGCGAAGCTGATCGAAAGCGAACAGCAATGGTATGAAGGTCGCCCGGTGCTGATGACCCACAACGACTATGGCCTCGGCCTGATGAACGGCGACATCGGCATCACCTTGCGCCTGCCCGAGCGCGACGGCGAGGGCAAACAGGTATTGCGCGTCGCCTTCCCCCGCAACGACGGCAGCGAAGGCGTACGCTTCGTCCTGCCCAGCCGCCTCAACGAGGTCGAAACCGTGTATGCCATGACCGTACACAAATCCCAGGGCTCGGAATTCGCCCACACCGCCCTGATCCTGCCCGAAGCGCTCAACCCGGTACTGACCAAGGAGCTCATCTACACCGGCATCACCCGCGCCAAGCACTGGTTCAGCCTCATCGAACCGCGCCAAGGCATCTTCGAAGAAGCCCTGCGCCGCAAGGTCAAACGCCTGAGTGGGCTGATGTTGGGGCTTTGA
- a CDS encoding NUDIX hydrolase has translation MAADKACAVVLRNRGVLEILAFEHPLAGLQLVKGSVEPGESSGAAAVRELMEEAGIQATAKRNLGEWHSTITGHIWAFHECEVAQDLPDSWVHFAEDDGGHDFRFFWHPLMSEPSDRWHHIFKDALSFLRASLA, from the coding sequence ATGGCGGCGGATAAAGCGTGTGCTGTGGTTCTGCGGAACCGGGGAGTGTTGGAGATTCTGGCATTTGAGCATCCGTTGGCGGGCCTGCAATTGGTCAAGGGCAGTGTGGAACCAGGCGAGTCAAGTGGCGCGGCTGCTGTGCGGGAGTTAATGGAGGAGGCCGGGATTCAAGCGACAGCAAAGCGAAACCTGGGTGAGTGGCACTCCACCATAACGGGACATATCTGGGCATTTCATGAATGTGAGGTGGCTCAAGACCTTCCCGATAGCTGGGTGCATTTTGCAGAGGATGATGGAGGACACGATTTCAGATTCTTCTGGCATCCGCTGATGAGTGAGCCGTCTGACAGATGGCACCATATTTTCAAGGATGCCTTGAGCTTTCTCAGGGCGAGCCTTGCTTGA
- a CDS encoding CoA-acylating methylmalonate-semialdehyde dehydrogenase encodes MNASLNHTTTSIARVKLLINGEWTDSQSSEWVDIVNPATQEILAQVPFATASEVDAAVAAAHAAYRTWRETPIGVRMRIMLKLQALIREHSKRIAAVLSAEQGKTLADAEGDIFRGLEVVEHACSIGTLQMGEFAENVASGVDTYTLRQPIGVCAGITPFNFPAMIPLWMFPMAIACGNTFVLKPSEQDPLSTLLLVELAIEAGVPPGVLNVVHGGKEVVDAICTHKDIKAVSFVGSTAVGTHVYDLAGRHGKRVQAMMGAKNHAVVLPDANREQTLNALVGAGFGAAGQRCMATSVVVLVGASRQWLPDLKARAQKLKVNAGQEPGTDIGPVISRRAKQRILDLIESGVREGATLELDGREVSVPGYEGGNFVGPTLFSGVTTDMQIYTQEIFGPVLVVLEVDTLDEAIALVNANPFGNGTGLFTQSGAAARKFQSETDVGQVGINIPIPVPVPFFSFTGSRGSKLGDLGPYGKQVVQFYTQTKTVTSRWFDDESVNDGVNTTINLR; translated from the coding sequence ATGAATGCCTCACTGAACCACACGACGACCTCGATTGCTCGCGTGAAACTGCTGATCAACGGCGAGTGGACCGACTCGCAAAGCAGCGAATGGGTAGACATCGTCAACCCGGCCACTCAGGAAATCCTCGCCCAGGTGCCATTCGCCACGGCCAGTGAAGTGGACGCCGCCGTCGCAGCCGCTCACGCGGCCTATCGAACCTGGCGTGAAACCCCCATCGGTGTGCGTATGCGCATCATGCTCAAGCTGCAGGCGCTGATTCGCGAGCACTCCAAGCGTATCGCGGCGGTACTCAGTGCCGAGCAGGGCAAGACGCTGGCCGATGCCGAGGGCGATATCTTTCGGGGTCTGGAAGTGGTCGAGCACGCCTGTTCGATCGGCACGCTGCAAATGGGTGAGTTTGCCGAGAACGTCGCCAGTGGCGTTGACACCTATACCCTGCGCCAGCCGATCGGCGTGTGCGCCGGGATCACGCCGTTCAACTTCCCGGCGATGATTCCGCTGTGGATGTTTCCGATGGCGATCGCCTGCGGCAATACATTCGTGCTCAAGCCTTCTGAGCAGGATCCGCTGTCGACCCTGTTGCTGGTCGAGCTGGCGATCGAGGCGGGGGTGCCGCCCGGTGTGCTCAACGTGGTGCATGGTGGCAAGGAGGTGGTGGACGCGATCTGCACGCACAAGGACATCAAGGCTGTTTCCTTCGTCGGTTCAACGGCGGTCGGCACGCATGTCTACGATCTGGCCGGTCGGCATGGCAAGCGGGTGCAGGCAATGATGGGGGCGAAGAATCATGCCGTGGTGCTACCCGACGCTAACCGTGAGCAAACCCTGAACGCGCTGGTGGGCGCAGGTTTCGGTGCGGCGGGTCAGCGGTGCATGGCGACTTCTGTGGTGGTGCTGGTCGGCGCGTCTAGACAGTGGCTGCCCGACCTCAAGGCGCGGGCGCAGAAACTCAAGGTCAATGCCGGCCAGGAACCGGGCACCGACATCGGGCCGGTGATTTCACGACGGGCCAAACAACGCATTCTGGATCTGATCGAGAGTGGCGTGCGTGAAGGTGCGACGCTGGAACTGGATGGTCGTGAGGTTTCAGTGCCGGGTTACGAGGGCGGCAACTTCGTAGGGCCGACCTTGTTCTCGGGCGTCACCACCGACATGCAGATCTACACCCAGGAAATTTTCGGGCCGGTGCTGGTGGTGCTGGAAGTCGATACCCTCGATGAGGCTATCGCGCTGGTCAACGCCAACCCGTTCGGCAATGGCACCGGGCTGTTCACCCAGAGCGGTGCGGCGGCACGCAAGTTCCAAAGTGAGACCGATGTCGGGCAGGTCGGGATCAATATTCCGATTCCCGTGCCGGTGCCGTTTTTCAGTTTCACTGGCTCGCGGGGTTCCAAGCTGGGCGATCTGGGCCCGTACGGCAAACAGGTGGTGCAGTTCTACACTCAGACCAAGACCGTCACCAGTCGCTGGTTCGATGACGAGAGCGTCAACGATGGCGTGAACACCACGATCAATCTGCGCTGA
- a CDS encoding polymorphic toxin type 44 domain-containing protein has protein sequence MISSARLGDKHACPLPGHGTTSIASASGDVNINAMGAARVGDTCGCGAVITTGFPSILVNGRPMAHLGSPTSHGGTIITGSGNVGGGFVMGDAGGATLINFMALGAFRPDGSVDDEKMVTLLADPKLTEKALAANALVGLEAAGKKSDAQPEPRAESVVCKHPDRMEELATYIAGEMNANINSPEVRQMRDLNSFDAAAKMKEYETLPFYLRLGPSPDFYSMAAGMQAKAFAIWAERVGQNRPWDHKPIIRRTIGGVWHKQGKYEYFYDIWSNVHYGYIGMAGGLSESALLDGAGAEQIISDAGRKVDEVFTKPKAQWELPGPNRSGDVDGLRAWDDAPDRISISIGVKLYQQHPNGGITAKMIMDEVLAVPPQTWGKGIQIHACP, from the coding sequence ATGATTTCTTCAGCCCGATTGGGCGACAAGCACGCCTGCCCATTACCGGGGCACGGTACAACGTCTATCGCTTCTGCGTCCGGTGACGTCAACATCAACGCAATGGGCGCGGCACGTGTGGGTGATACCTGCGGGTGTGGTGCGGTTATCACTACAGGCTTTCCTTCTATTCTGGTGAATGGCCGTCCTATGGCCCACCTCGGAAGCCCCACCAGTCACGGCGGGACAATCATCACAGGCTCAGGCAATGTTGGTGGCGGCTTCGTCATGGGTGACGCTGGTGGCGCGACCCTTATTAACTTCATGGCGCTAGGGGCCTTCCGGCCAGACGGGTCCGTGGACGACGAGAAGATGGTGACCTTGCTGGCTGACCCGAAGCTCACGGAGAAAGCCTTGGCGGCGAATGCTTTGGTAGGCCTTGAGGCAGCTGGCAAGAAGTCAGATGCGCAGCCTGAGCCAAGGGCGGAATCTGTTGTTTGCAAACACCCTGACAGGATGGAAGAGCTGGCGACTTATATCGCTGGAGAGATGAACGCCAACATCAATAGTCCAGAAGTTCGACAGATGAGAGACCTCAATAGCTTCGATGCGGCGGCAAAGATGAAGGAGTATGAGACGCTTCCATTTTACTTGCGCCTTGGTCCCAGCCCGGATTTCTACAGCATGGCGGCGGGTATGCAAGCAAAGGCTTTTGCTATCTGGGCAGAACGTGTTGGTCAGAATCGCCCGTGGGACCACAAGCCGATCATCCGTCGAACAATTGGTGGTGTTTGGCACAAACAAGGCAAGTACGAGTATTTTTATGACATCTGGTCCAACGTCCATTACGGATATATAGGCATGGCTGGGGGTCTCTCCGAAAGCGCTCTATTGGATGGCGCCGGGGCCGAGCAGATAATTTCAGACGCCGGACGGAAGGTTGATGAGGTGTTTACGAAGCCTAAGGCTCAATGGGAGCTACCCGGTCCGAACCGCTCCGGTGATGTCGATGGCCTGAGGGCGTGGGATGATGCTCCCGACCGAATATCTATTAGCATTGGGGTGAAGCTCTATCAACAACATCCCAACGGAGGCATCACGGCCAAGATGATCATGGACGAAGTGCTTGCAGTACCGCCCCAGACATGGGGTAAAGGGATCCAAATACATGCATGTCCATAA
- a CDS encoding LysR family transcriptional regulator yields MQKNITSLGLLNWDDLKFFLEVARTRKVSSAARRLGVDYTTVSRRINSLETSLGTLLFEKSRNNGFIMTAEGQRLLGYAESIESTLHMACEQVSGSSVALSGHVRMGCTEGFGSFFITPQLSHFLDSYPSISLDILPLPHFISLSKREADIVIALERPEHGPYVCCKLCDYSLGLYATQAYLDNHSPIEHKADLSEHVFISYVDDLAFSSELLYMSNLLPNAQAQLRSTSVIAQYTAALQGRALAILPCFLAAQDPRLLPVLREEVNITRQFWMYCREDLRKLKRITLLWDYIREVTELNKGFLLGENRAIRFLQ; encoded by the coding sequence ATGCAAAAAAACATCACCTCCCTGGGGCTGTTGAACTGGGATGACCTGAAGTTTTTCCTTGAGGTGGCACGCACCCGAAAAGTCAGCAGCGCGGCCCGCCGCCTGGGCGTCGACTACACCACCGTGTCGCGGCGCATCAACTCGCTGGAAACCTCGCTGGGCACGCTGCTGTTCGAGAAATCGCGCAACAACGGCTTCATCATGACCGCCGAAGGTCAGCGCCTGCTGGGCTATGCCGAGTCCATCGAAAGCACACTGCACATGGCCTGCGAGCAGGTTTCCGGGTCCAGCGTCGCGTTATCCGGGCACGTGCGTATGGGCTGCACGGAAGGCTTCGGCAGCTTCTTCATCACCCCGCAACTGAGCCACTTTCTCGACAGCTACCCGAGCATTTCGCTGGACATCCTGCCGCTGCCGCACTTCATCAGCCTGTCGAAACGCGAGGCGGATATCGTCATCGCCCTGGAGCGCCCCGAACACGGCCCCTACGTGTGTTGCAAGCTCTGCGATTACAGCCTGGGTCTGTACGCGACCCAGGCCTACCTCGACAACCACTCGCCCATCGAACACAAGGCGGACTTGAGCGAGCACGTCTTCATCAGCTACGTCGACGACTTGGCGTTCAGCTCCGAGCTGCTATACATGAGCAACCTGCTCCCCAACGCCCAGGCACAACTGCGCAGCACCAGCGTCATCGCCCAATACACCGCCGCCCTGCAGGGCCGCGCACTGGCCATCCTGCCATGCTTCCTCGCCGCTCAAGACCCACGGCTACTGCCGGTGCTGAGGGAGGAAGTGAACATTACTCGTCAATTCTGGATGTATTGCCGGGAGGATCTGCGCAAGTTGAAGCGGATCACGTTGCTGTGGGATTACATTCGGGAGGTGACGGAGTTGAATAAGGGTTTTTTGTTGGGGGAAAACCGCGCTATTCGCTTCCTTCAGTGA